The window agaatagagtaccctttttttcataaataaatttttttgcaaTATCTAATCTAGCACCATTTCCTATGTAGTTAGTAAACTTCTCACTTCAGTACAGTATCCGTCACGTAGATCACTGCTGAGGAGTTCCCTCTTTACCTTCTAACTATATCCTTTATTCTTACATTTCATACACTTTTCTCTACAACGGCGTTttgttgagtttgcatatgTATGTAGTTTTGTACTGAAGGTACTTTTACGTGTATATGTACATTGCTAAATATAGAGCGTAACAAGCCCTGCAGACCACCGCCCAATCTCCTCCGACGGCCCTGAAAAATCAATTGTATTTCAGTGTGCTAATCCTTTGTTAACGCACCGGATTTTTAGAAAATCGTCATACTAACTTCATGAATGATTCGATCAAATACAGAACATACAAGGGCCAAAATACGCTATTTAGCTTTTCATACCAGTAATATTAAGAGAGTAAGAAGTAGCGGTCAATTCAGTTGCCAAACATAATTAATTTGTACACGATGGTGACAAATTTGTGCAGTCAAAGGAGTTCTCAACATTCAATCTTATACACTAACGATAAGGTAGGGCAGCACAAATTGCTCCAATTTCTTCATCGCAAGCGCAACCTTCACATGTACTCTCCTCCACGTCATCGGCATCCATGGGCCATGAAGATGTTTTCCTCTCATGTGTAATGGCACAACAAATGGGCGTTGGGTTTAGAAACACAGGATTCTTGACCCATATCATCCTCAGTAGCGCTCGCAAATTGTCACGGCAAAGTTTCACTCTGCCTTTCAGAATTCTGGATTTCTTCATCCCGCTCAGCAGTCTCATACCTTTGCGCTTTAACTCGTCCCCACCAACAAAGATGTAAATTATTCCCAACGCATATGCAGCATCAGCATGGCCTGAATTAGCAGCTTCTTCGACACATTCCAATGCGTAAAACTGAGTAACGAAAAAGTTAAAAAGTTTAGGCGGAACAGTGGCGACGGGACAAGAATTATTTACTGGGGCCCAAAACTGCAGTAACCTATTGTAGGCCAATGTTTTGGGGGTGAAGTGTGCTGACCAAAATcacaatgaaattcaaatgaaagagaTGATGTGAGCTTAGTCTAGAAATTTTGTAACTCAAGTATGCTTATGGAATATTAGTTCATTACTATTCCATTTAAAACATTACCGAATTTTTCCATTACTATTGCGTCTTACGTTCCAAAGCAATCCAACTTCTCGTAACGTTGACCAGGAGTTATACTGTACATGACTAAATTGTTCATTACCAACTTCAAATGAAAAGGCAGAATATTCGAGCAACGGGAGATCGGCCCGATGCTTACCACTCCTTTTCGATACAAGGCTTCTGGATTTTTGCTTTCTCTACACTTCTTCAAGAACCTCGACACTTTGTCGTTTTTTTGCCACGGAACGATTTCAAACTTGTCGAGTGACACCCGCTGGTAAATGTTGTCTGCCTCCGAAACTTCGTAAAACAACTTACAGCTGCAAAATAAGAGAAATGATCCATTAAACTCAAACGAAAAGCAGAGAATGGAACAAGAATACGCCTCTTCCTCTTTGTATCATCAATAGCAGAACGAACCATAGTTTTGCCCGGAAAAGATCAGTGGATGAAGAAGATGCGACACGTGCAAGCACCTCGGTCGGAAGGGAGAGGATGGAGGTTCTTGAACTCCCTTTTTGTTCGTTGGCCATAACCGGTTAACTCCTTTTATTGGGTACAGTTGAGTGAATCCTTGAAAGCCCCAAGAATGGAGTAAACTTCAAACAACAACTACTTCGTAATAAAATCCAATAATCATTGATCAGGTGTAATATCCCGAATTTCTGGGAGACCGACTAACCGTAGCAATAAACGAACAGAAGTGGGAAAGTGGCGACTTCTCCTGCAAACGACGCAACATTTTGTCGTCAAAAAACTGTCATCCGAAACAATTTTACAAACCGACCAACGTATCTGTCAATACGGTTAATTCATCCGAGCCGTAACAATACACCGATAGCAAGGGAACATGAGCAGTCATGGAGTACACGTACATCGTAAATTTACGGATGTTCATCGCAGAGCAGAGGAGGTTCCACAGTGATAAATAGGGAGTGTTAGTTCGTACCTGTAATGGGTCGTCAACCAGTTTCTAGAAGTCGGTAGCACAGATTTGGGAGATAGGTCTGGCGGGGTAAATGACAACCAAAAGGTCGCGTCCGATGCATATACTCCCGCCAGACTGACTCCTCGTATGCTGCCACGGACGTCCTAACTGGAACCCATTAATTGAGAAGAGGCATAACAGCTGGTGTTTATTCTCCAAGTGGGGTAAATGGCATAAAGAGGTGGTGTTTATCCTCTGTAAGGCTTTTCTCTATTATAAGAACTGagtattattttttgttataaaactaataaaatgaaatactatAATTGAATTGAAAACATACTAGGTTTCCTTTTGGCCGCTATTAAACCCTTTTTCCCtataaagagttggtatgttttcaaaaaaaatccgatacaaaacatactacaaaacATGTCAGTTTCCCATTAAGAGCTGGTATAGTATGCGTTGtttgttctatttttcctaaaccgtcatatatttaatttattttaaataaaaaccaTACTAGTTCTGTCTTGGCCGTACAATACACACTACAAAATCTGTCAATTTCtcgtaaagagctggtatgcTATGCGCtatttcgttttctttttttaactttaacatattaaatttatgttaaatacataaatttaactttcaaaaattgGCGCTAAATTACTTTTTCTATTGCCGCCTAGgagtaataattttttaatcaccttCATTAGATATTAAATTTCTGTTATTCTAGTTAAATGTAATTACCAACCAGCAGATACATTTGTCAATTAGATAatgtaagtaaaatttaaaaggtgatatactaatatttttacgaaagga is drawn from Coffea arabica cultivar ET-39 chromosome 1c, Coffea Arabica ET-39 HiFi, whole genome shotgun sequence and contains these coding sequences:
- the LOC140038532 gene encoding putative F-box protein At1g67623: MANEQKGSSRTSILSLPTEVLARVASSSSTDLFRAKLCCKLFYEVSEADNIYQRVSLDKFEIVPWQKNDKVSRFLKKCRESKNPEALYRKGVFYALECVEEAANSGHADAAYALGIIYIFVGGDELKRKGMRLLSGMKKSRILKGRVKLCRDNLRALLRMIWVKNPVFLNPTPICCAITHERKTSSWPMDADDVEESTCEGCACDEEIGAICAALPYR